The proteins below are encoded in one region of Aequorivita iocasae:
- a CDS encoding TetR/AcrR family transcriptional regulator → MATGTEKSAKTNKATSKKSVNTGKITNAYMEWVLTKEKAPLSVFKFCKENNFSEGQFYEHFGSFEGLQMAIWNAFYEETIRLANQDEGYEAYTNKEKMLTFFYTFFELLTINRSYVLFTLRQHQHMMKNLSQLKGLRQNIKHFAAALIRESNEDKKLKILKQSVTVFSEGAWLQTLFLLKFWMDDNSPNFEHTDVAIEKSVRAIFDVFDTQHLESVLDFGKFLWKEKMA, encoded by the coding sequence ATGGCAACTGGAACAGAAAAATCAGCTAAAACAAACAAAGCAACTTCAAAGAAAAGCGTTAATACAGGCAAGATTACCAATGCATATATGGAGTGGGTTTTAACGAAAGAAAAAGCACCGCTTAGTGTTTTCAAATTTTGTAAAGAGAACAATTTTAGCGAGGGTCAATTTTATGAACATTTTGGTTCTTTTGAAGGACTGCAAATGGCAATTTGGAACGCTTTTTATGAAGAAACCATCCGCTTGGCAAACCAGGATGAAGGGTACGAAGCCTATACTAATAAAGAAAAAATGCTCACCTTTTTTTACACGTTCTTCGAACTTCTCACCATAAACCGAAGCTATGTACTGTTCACATTACGCCAACATCAACATATGATGAAGAATTTGAGCCAGTTAAAAGGGCTTCGGCAGAATATAAAGCATTTTGCGGCAGCTTTAATTCGGGAAAGCAATGAAGATAAAAAGTTGAAAATCCTGAAACAATCGGTAACCGTTTTTTCTGAAGGTGCGTGGCTGCAAACGCTTTTTCTGTTAAAATTCTGGATGGACGATAACTCTCCAAATTTTGAACACACAGATGTTGCTATAGAAAAATCGGTCCGCGCCATTTTTGATGTTTTTGACACCCAACATTTGGAAAGCGTGCTGGATTTCGGAAAATTTTTATGGAAAGAAAAAATGGCTTAA
- a CDS encoding ABC1 kinase family protein, translating to MKTIDKIPTNKIQRASKLMTTGVKVGGNYLKYYGKKLVNSETTKDELNESNAEDIYDGLKNLKGSALKVAQMLSMEKNIMPKAYVEKFSLAQFQVPPLSAPLVRKTFKKYFGDTPESLYDTFNAESVAAASIGQVHKATKNGKNLAVKIQYPGVAESISSDLAMIKPVAMKMFNIKGKDSDKYFREVEDKLLEETDYLLEVEQSKEITDACKNIPNLLFPKYYEELSGERIITMDWMSGQHLSEFTKTNTDKVKADKVGQTLWDFYMFQMHRLKRVHADPHPGNFLVDENTNLIAIDFGCVKTVPEEFYVPYFELAKPENINNPEVFLEKMYALEILKKEDSPEETKFFSELFHEMLSLFTQPFHSETFDFANKEFFGKIAELSNRYSKDTEIRKMNGNRGSKHFLYINRTFFGLYNLMNDLGAKVSINNFNKYI from the coding sequence ATGAAGACGATAGATAAAATTCCCACAAACAAAATTCAGCGTGCTTCAAAATTAATGACAACTGGCGTGAAAGTTGGCGGCAATTATTTGAAGTATTACGGAAAAAAGCTGGTTAATTCTGAAACCACAAAAGATGAATTGAACGAAAGCAATGCCGAAGATATTTACGACGGTCTGAAAAATTTAAAAGGAAGCGCGCTAAAAGTTGCCCAGATGCTGAGCATGGAAAAAAACATAATGCCGAAAGCGTATGTTGAAAAATTTTCCTTGGCACAATTTCAAGTTCCACCACTTTCCGCACCTTTGGTACGGAAGACTTTTAAAAAATATTTTGGCGATACACCCGAAAGCCTTTACGATACATTCAATGCGGAATCTGTGGCTGCGGCAAGTATAGGGCAGGTTCACAAAGCTACAAAAAATGGTAAAAATTTAGCCGTAAAAATCCAGTATCCCGGCGTTGCGGAAAGCATCAGTAGTGATTTGGCCATGATAAAACCGGTGGCAATGAAGATGTTCAATATAAAAGGAAAGGACAGCGACAAATATTTTAGGGAAGTAGAAGATAAGTTACTGGAAGAAACCGACTATTTATTGGAAGTTGAACAAAGCAAGGAAATTACCGATGCTTGTAAAAACATTCCGAATCTACTGTTTCCAAAATATTACGAAGAACTTTCCGGAGAGCGCATAATCACGATGGATTGGATGTCGGGCCAGCATCTTTCTGAATTCACCAAAACAAATACCGATAAAGTAAAAGCGGATAAAGTAGGGCAGACACTGTGGGATTTTTATATGTTCCAAATGCACCGATTGAAGCGGGTGCACGCTGATCCGCACCCCGGAAATTTTTTAGTGGACGAAAATACAAACTTGATTGCAATAGATTTTGGTTGTGTTAAGACAGTTCCCGAGGAATTCTATGTGCCTTATTTTGAACTGGCAAAACCCGAGAATATAAATAATCCGGAAGTTTTTTTAGAGAAAATGTATGCTTTGGAAATTTTAAAAAAAGAAGATTCGCCTGAGGAAACAAAATTCTTTTCAGAGCTTTTTCACGAAATGCTAAGTCTTTTTACCCAACCTTTCCACAGCGAAACCTTTGATTTTGCTAATAAAGAATTCTTCGGAAAGATTGCCGAATTGAGCAATAGATACTCCAAAGACACTGAAATTAGAAAGATGAACGGCAATCGTGGCTCCAAACACTTTTTATATATAAACCGAACTTTTTTTGGACTGTATAATTTAATGAACGATTTGGGAGCAAAAGTTTCTATAAATAATTTTAATAAATACATTTAA
- a CDS encoding HYR domain-containing protein, which yields MKKITMFLIFGLCTLFVANAQEERVATALGNARVSATQNMQSRALTTIYETDNLGANGAEITATANGPSTSMADAIVMAGSNRILQKVTVNVFNLASAAPYDLTLSIYTDCTTNGATGACGSGPGTLVAASTVTQTVTPGPLGFIYSVVFTLPNVNLYSEIDNTISVALKASRNDVFWILNENPVIGSQPAGEPPLSVVQRCGSIVANNGCTRNFGLINNFSMKLEAEAAPPNDLCANAITITGDGTISGTTVFASTDSGNPFCGTSITSPGVWYKFTDNSITGSAVTLSLCGGAAFDTKISVYNGSCGAFTCVAGNDDFCGLQSQVSFNTDGSSTYYILVHSFGGATGPFDLNISGFPAVVIGDPPIIACPANIVVNNDSGVCGAAVNFAGVAFDTEDGNISGDIIATPASGSLFAVGDTTVTLSVTDSDGNTSTCQFMVTVVDNEAPNVICQNITVELDEDGLYELDPLEIDNGSLDNCSIVTYEFGTSGPAGSGNLQTIFVGTNGGNPGGAVYFDVTVGPSDIALTAIDVNTTTAAGDPFTINVYAFEGTYVGNTGNPAPWGSPVASGSGVTAGTDVPSTATLSSSITLQSGTTYAMAIVMDATHAHRYTNGNGANQNFSNADVSMSLGAASNIPFSGTAFSPRVFNGGLTYDIIPDAFGGTFDCSMVGANTIYLMVTDASGNSSTCAATVTVEDNTAPAITCIGEPATVTDTVSDSPALPITDNNPAGVSTTITVADDFEITDLNVNLDITHTWVGDLIVTLQSPAGTTAVIVDRMGYTGTGFGCSSNNLLITLDDEAASPIEDECQPGPPAASGSFTPNNPLSAFDGESTLGDWTLTVSDNAGGDTGTLNAWGIEYSYDVSATPLDVILDANGMASIDPMDLLINIDEACGYTITVGGTGGGGMGSLSTLFTSNNGGAAGWTVMYDLTVGPNDIEITDLEVNTSSTSAINLDFYTLVGSYVGNELNPGAWGSPVTTGTGTGAGTDVPSSVTLASPVTLNANTTYGIAIIMDAVPRYTNGDGTNEAYSNADLSLTLGAAVSGAFSGSVFSPRVWNGTINYTVGGGSGLDFTCADLGENQIEVTVTDDSGNASTCIATVNVIDNTAPVLVCQDATIELGPDGTATVDPMALLATLPTTYEVMVIGSDNGSIGEGFTDFTVSVTEAATVSFDWDYTSNDDPGFDSFGYLLNGTYTQLTNPAQGNQSGSASVAVAPGDVFGFRSQTDDNLLGNNETVISNFMPGFEGQFDPANWNLTLTNSDGDAFFVEIPGGPLSYDACGITVLAVDVPTVSCADIGTPITVTVFASDASGNIAACTAVITVVDLLAPELTCPADQTVDPGAGNLFYILPDYFATGEATADDNCTDPVTITTQDPAPGTALPDGTYTITMTATDEYGNTATCDFELIVETVLGVDTNSLDAGLALYPNPASSVVNLVNKTNISLEKMMIYDINGKLVNQTDLRTMQGERAVDVSSLASGVYMVQIIGDNASTVKRLIKE from the coding sequence ATGAAAAAAATTACAATGTTCTTAATTTTTGGGCTTTGCACACTATTTGTTGCAAATGCTCAGGAAGAAAGAGTAGCAACGGCGCTTGGTAATGCACGAGTGTCCGCAACGCAAAACATGCAGTCGCGTGCTTTGACCACAATTTATGAAACTGACAATTTAGGAGCCAATGGTGCTGAAATAACCGCAACCGCAAATGGCCCTAGTACTTCAATGGCAGATGCTATTGTTATGGCAGGCAGCAACAGAATACTACAAAAGGTAACGGTAAATGTTTTTAATTTAGCTTCTGCCGCTCCATATGATTTAACACTAAGCATATATACAGACTGTACCACTAATGGTGCAACAGGTGCTTGTGGTAGTGGACCCGGCACTTTAGTAGCAGCATCAACAGTTACACAAACGGTAACGCCAGGCCCTTTGGGCTTTATCTATTCCGTTGTTTTTACACTCCCCAATGTTAACCTCTATTCTGAAATAGACAATACCATTTCAGTTGCCCTCAAGGCAAGTAGAAATGATGTTTTTTGGATATTGAACGAAAATCCTGTAATTGGATCACAACCAGCTGGAGAACCACCCCTGAGCGTAGTTCAAAGGTGCGGAAGTATAGTGGCTAACAATGGCTGCACTAGAAACTTTGGCTTGATAAATAATTTTTCAATGAAGTTGGAGGCAGAAGCTGCTCCGCCAAACGATTTATGCGCTAATGCTATTACTATTACTGGCGATGGAACAATAAGTGGCACAACCGTTTTTGCAAGTACTGATTCTGGAAATCCATTTTGTGGCACTAGTATCACCTCCCCAGGAGTTTGGTATAAATTCACTGATAATTCAATTACCGGCTCTGCAGTTACCTTGAGTTTATGTGGAGGAGCTGCCTTTGATACTAAAATTAGCGTTTACAATGGTTCTTGTGGAGCTTTTACTTGTGTAGCAGGAAACGATGATTTCTGTGGTCTTCAAAGTCAAGTATCGTTTAATACTGATGGTTCTTCAACATATTATATATTAGTTCATAGTTTTGGAGGAGCCACAGGTCCTTTTGATCTGAATATTTCTGGATTTCCTGCAGTGGTTATAGGCGACCCACCAATTATAGCATGTCCGGCTAATATTGTCGTAAATAACGATTCCGGTGTTTGTGGAGCTGCTGTAAACTTTGCGGGAGTAGCTTTTGATACTGAAGACGGCAACATATCTGGAGATATAATTGCCACCCCGGCTAGTGGAAGTTTATTTGCTGTGGGAGACACTACCGTTACACTTTCGGTAACTGACAGCGATGGCAATACTTCAACCTGTCAATTTATGGTAACCGTTGTAGATAACGAAGCCCCTAATGTAATTTGCCAAAATATTACAGTTGAATTGGATGAAGATGGGTTATACGAGCTAGATCCACTTGAAATAGATAATGGTTCTTTAGACAATTGTAGTATTGTAACGTATGAGTTTGGCACTTCGGGACCTGCCGGTTCTGGAAATCTTCAGACTATTTTTGTGGGCACAAACGGAGGTAACCCAGGCGGTGCTGTCTATTTTGATGTAACAGTCGGGCCAAGTGATATTGCTCTTACTGCAATTGACGTAAATACTACTACTGCCGCCGGCGATCCTTTTACTATAAATGTCTATGCGTTTGAAGGAACTTATGTTGGCAATACCGGTAATCCCGCCCCATGGGGATCTCCAGTTGCATCAGGATCTGGAGTTACAGCAGGAACCGATGTTCCTTCTACGGCAACTTTAAGCTCTTCAATTACTTTGCAATCTGGAACAACATATGCTATGGCAATTGTGATGGACGCAACTCATGCGCATCGATACACAAATGGTAACGGAGCAAATCAAAATTTTTCAAATGCCGATGTTTCTATGTCGTTGGGGGCTGCAAGTAATATTCCGTTTAGCGGAACCGCTTTTAGTCCACGTGTATTTAATGGAGGATTGACCTATGATATTATTCCCGATGCTTTTGGTGGAACTTTCGACTGTTCAATGGTTGGTGCAAACACGATTTACTTAATGGTTACCGATGCAAGTGGAAATTCCTCTACGTGTGCAGCTACAGTTACAGTTGAAGATAATACCGCACCAGCTATCACTTGTATTGGTGAGCCCGCTACAGTAACCGATACAGTTTCTGATAGCCCAGCACTGCCAATTACCGACAATAACCCAGCGGGAGTATCGACCACAATAACCGTGGCGGACGATTTTGAAATTACCGATCTTAATGTAAACTTAGACATCACCCATACTTGGGTAGGTGACTTAATTGTTACACTACAGTCTCCTGCAGGGACAACTGCAGTGATTGTAGACAGAATGGGATATACCGGAACAGGGTTTGGTTGTAGCAGCAACAACCTTTTGATCACGCTTGACGATGAAGCAGCAAGTCCGATTGAAGACGAATGCCAGCCTGGTCCTCCTGCCGCTTCAGGTTCATTTACTCCTAACAATCCATTGTCAGCATTTGACGGAGAGAGCACGTTGGGAGACTGGACGCTAACTGTATCAGATAACGCCGGTGGAGATACAGGAACCCTTAATGCTTGGGGCATTGAATATTCCTATGATGTATCTGCAACACCACTTGATGTAATACTTGATGCAAATGGAATGGCAAGCATTGATCCTATGGACTTATTGATAAACATAGATGAGGCTTGTGGATATACTATTACAGTAGGAGGAACCGGTGGTGGAGGCATGGGTTCATTATCAACATTATTTACCTCTAACAACGGAGGAGCAGCCGGATGGACAGTTATGTATGATCTTACCGTAGGCCCAAATGATATTGAAATTACAGACCTTGAGGTTAATACTTCTAGCACCTCTGCAATCAACCTTGATTTTTATACCTTGGTCGGTAGCTATGTTGGAAATGAACTTAATCCCGGAGCCTGGGGATCTCCTGTAACTACAGGAACTGGAACGGGTGCAGGTACAGATGTACCAAGCAGCGTAACCTTAGCTTCACCTGTAACTTTAAATGCTAATACTACATATGGCATTGCAATTATCATGGATGCAGTACCACGCTATACTAATGGAGATGGTACCAATGAAGCATACTCAAATGCAGACCTTTCTCTAACCCTGGGTGCGGCAGTAAGCGGCGCGTTTAGCGGATCGGTTTTTTCTCCGCGTGTTTGGAATGGAACCATTAACTATACCGTAGGGGGAGGCTCTGGACTTGACTTTACCTGTGCCGATCTTGGGGAAAACCAGATTGAGGTTACTGTTACCGATGACAGTGGAAACGCATCCACCTGTATTGCAACCGTTAACGTTATTGACAATACCGCACCCGTACTTGTATGCCAGGACGCCACTATCGAGCTTGGCCCCGATGGCACTGCAACTGTTGACCCCATGGCGTTATTGGCTACATTACCAACCACCTATGAGGTAATGGTTATTGGTAGTGATAATGGTTCAATAGGTGAAGGTTTTACAGATTTTACCGTAAGTGTAACAGAAGCAGCGACCGTATCTTTTGATTGGGATTATACTTCAAATGATGATCCAGGTTTTGATAGTTTCGGCTACCTTTTGAATGGCACCTATACTCAATTGACTAATCCAGCACAGGGTAACCAATCTGGTAGTGCCTCTGTAGCTGTTGCACCAGGCGATGTTTTCGGATTCCGTTCGCAAACCGATGATAATCTTCTTGGAAATAATGAAACAGTGATAAGTAATTTTATGCCAGGCTTTGAAGGTCAATTTGATCCAGCGAACTGGAACCTTACACTTACTAACTCTGATGGTGATGCCTTTTTCGTTGAAATACCCGGAGGCCCCCTCTCATATGATGCTTGTGGTATTACTGTACTTGCGGTAGATGTGCCAACAGTTAGTTGTGCTGATATAGGAACGCCTATAACCGTCACGGTATTTGCCAGTGATGCTAGTGGTAATATTGCAGCCTGTACTGCAGTGATAACCGTAGTTGATCTTTTGGCACCAGAACTTACCTGCCCAGCCGATCAAACCGTTGATCCGGGAGCAGGCAACCTGTTCTACATCTTGCCTGATTATTTCGCCACTGGCGAGGCAACAGCTGATGACAACTGTACAGACCCTGTGACTATCACAACCCAAGACCCTGCTCCTGGAACAGCACTTCCTGATGGAACTTATACCATTACGATGACCGCCACCGATGAGTACGGAAACACAGCTACCTGTGACTTTGAGCTTATCGTGGAAACTGTTCTTGGCGTGGATACCAACTCACTGGATGCCGGACTGGCACTATATCCAAATCCAGCGAGCAGCGTTGTGAACCTTGTCAACAAGACCAACATCTCCCTAGAGAAGATGATGATCTATGACATAAACGGAAAACTAGTAAACCAAACAGACCTTCGCACTATGCAAGGTGAAAGAGCAGTAGATGTTTCATCACTTGCTTCTGGAGTTTACATGGTACAGATTATTGGTGACAACGCAAGCACTGTGAAGCGCTTGATTAAAGAATAA
- a CDS encoding S1/P1 nuclease gives MKKIMIVLFTCLLSNGIIAAEDWGKTGHRVVGEIAEKYLNKKTEKEISKLLNGHSLAFVANYADDIKSDRQYDGYKPWHYVNFPFGEKYEGHHRNENGDIIQGIEKCISVLKNNNSPTEEKIFYLKMLVHFMGDLHQPLHIGLEDDKGGNDFQVRWFSDGTNLHTVWDSKMLDFYDMSYTELAVNTDVLTKPQVEAIKKGSVLDWMYESRALCENIYGNTEIGEKLGYGYMYEYMDVLRFQLQKGGIRLAEVLNNVFS, from the coding sequence ATGAAAAAAATAATGATTGTGCTTTTTACCTGTTTACTTTCCAACGGTATTATTGCTGCAGAAGACTGGGGAAAAACCGGACATAGGGTTGTAGGTGAAATAGCCGAAAAATATTTAAACAAAAAAACAGAAAAGGAAATTTCAAAATTGCTGAACGGTCATTCCCTCGCATTTGTAGCGAATTATGCTGATGATATTAAAAGTGACCGGCAATATGATGGGTACAAACCGTGGCACTATGTAAATTTCCCTTTCGGCGAAAAGTATGAAGGCCATCACCGTAATGAAAATGGTGATATTATTCAGGGAATTGAAAAATGCATTTCTGTTTTAAAAAACAATAATTCCCCAACGGAAGAAAAGATTTTTTATCTAAAAATGTTAGTCCATTTTATGGGCGATCTGCACCAACCCTTGCACATTGGTTTGGAAGATGATAAAGGTGGTAATGATTTTCAGGTACGCTGGTTTAGCGATGGTACCAATCTCCATACGGTTTGGGATTCCAAAATGTTAGATTTTTACGATATGTCCTATACCGAACTTGCTGTAAATACTGATGTGCTCACTAAACCACAAGTTGAAGCTATAAAAAAAGGTTCTGTTTTGGATTGGATGTATGAAAGTCGTGCGCTTTGCGAAAACATTTATGGAAATACCGAAATTGGCGAAAAACTAGGTTACGGGTATATGTATGAATATATGGATGTTTTGCGATTTCAACTTCAAAAGGGTGGAATACGTTTGGCCGAAGTTTTAAATAATGTTTTTAGTTAA
- a CDS encoding alpha/beta hydrolase family protein, translated as MKNTLVIFFFFFGIIATAQNKKYNSEDLSITPLIDGTLMVPEKTEKPPLAIIIGGSGPTDRNGNQQMVVNNSIKFLAEGLYDNNIASFRYDKRIVKQMKMRALNEKNIRFDDFIEDATAVLNYFKKDERFSKVYIIGHSQGSLVGMVAAQQAADGFISIAGAGQEIDDVIIDQLANQAPGLVDNARTSFDDLRANGVALNYSPGLASIFRKEIQPFIFTWMQYDPKVEITKLNIPVLIVNGDKDIQVQVSEAELLKNAKPDATYAIIEKMNHVLKEIEGNDLENSKSYNIYNLPVAPKLISVISDFIKK; from the coding sequence ATGAAAAATACGCTTGTAATCTTTTTTTTCTTCTTCGGAATAATAGCAACGGCCCAAAACAAAAAATATAATTCTGAAGATTTAAGCATCACTCCCCTAATTGATGGTACCTTAATGGTTCCGGAAAAAACCGAAAAACCACCTCTTGCAATAATAATAGGCGGTAGCGGTCCGACTGACAGGAATGGCAATCAGCAAATGGTGGTAAACAATTCCATAAAATTTTTAGCCGAAGGTTTATATGATAACAATATTGCATCATTCAGATATGACAAAAGAATTGTAAAGCAAATGAAAATGCGTGCTTTGAATGAAAAAAACATTCGTTTTGATGACTTTATTGAAGATGCTACGGCCGTACTCAACTATTTTAAGAAAGATGAACGCTTTTCAAAAGTCTACATCATCGGCCACAGTCAAGGCTCACTTGTGGGGATGGTGGCTGCTCAGCAAGCCGCAGATGGGTTTATTTCCATTGCGGGTGCCGGACAGGAAATTGATGATGTAATTATAGACCAACTTGCCAACCAAGCCCCAGGGCTAGTAGATAATGCCCGCACATCTTTTGACGATTTAAGAGCAAATGGGGTTGCCCTTAATTACAGTCCTGGCTTAGCTTCAATTTTTAGGAAAGAAATTCAGCCTTTCATATTCACTTGGATGCAGTATGATCCCAAGGTTGAAATTACAAAACTCAACATTCCAGTCTTAATCGTTAATGGTGATAAGGATATTCAAGTACAGGTTTCTGAAGCAGAATTATTAAAAAACGCAAAACCTGATGCAACATATGCAATCATTGAAAAAATGAATCATGTTTTAAAAGAAATTGAAGGGAATGATCTGGAGAATAGCAAGTCTTACAATATTTATAATCTGCCCGTAGCTCCTAAATTAATTTCAGTTATTAGTGATTTTATCAAAAAATAA
- a CDS encoding DoxX family protein, protein MLPWHQYLMGVLYILAGMNHFRKPKLYERIMPPYIPAHTTAVMLSGVAEMVLGFMILNKNTQEEAAWGIIAMLFAFIPVHIYMLQNEKVAMNLPKWLLILRLPLQFGLMYWAYIYT, encoded by the coding sequence ATGTTACCGTGGCATCAATATTTAATGGGAGTGCTTTATATACTCGCAGGAATGAATCACTTTAGAAAACCAAAATTATATGAACGTATTATGCCTCCATATATTCCTGCACATACTACGGCGGTTATGTTAAGCGGTGTCGCAGAAATGGTTTTGGGCTTTATGATATTGAATAAAAATACACAGGAAGAAGCTGCCTGGGGAATTATTGCAATGCTTTTCGCTTTTATACCGGTACACATCTATATGCTCCAAAATGAAAAAGTAGCAATGAATTTACCTAAATGGCTGCTCATTTTGAGGCTTCCATTGCAATTTGGGCTAATGTATTGGGCATATATATACACCTAA
- the htpG gene encoding molecular chaperone HtpG: MSKGTINVSVDNIFPLIKKFLYSDHEIFLRELISNATDATLKMKHLANIGEAEGVEYGNPMIEVKLDKKKKELRIIDQGIGMTKDEVEKYINEIAFSGAEEFIEKYKDKNGKDAGIIGHFGLGFYSAFMVAKKVEIITKSYKDEPAVHWSCDGSPEFTIEKADKKERGTEIILHIADDSTEFLEESRIRELLVKYNKFMPIPIKFGTRTETLPKPEGAKEDDKAPTKEVDNIINNPNPAWTKQPTELEDKDYNSFYRELYPMQFEEPLFHIHLNVDYPFNLTGILYFPKMTNDMSIQKDKIQLYQNQVFVTDNVEGIVPEFLTMLRGVIDSPDIPLNVSRSYLQADGAVKKISSYITRKVADKLKSLFNNDRDGFEKKWNDIKIVIEYGMLTEDKFFEKAQDFALYPTVDDKYFTFSEFKEKIKDVQTDKDDNLVLLYASNKEEQHSYIEAAKEKGYEVLLLDSPIVAHLLQKVESKEEKISFVRVDSDHVENLIKKDDAQISKLSDEEKETLKTFLEGVIPKEKFSVQLEALDSNANPFIITEPEFMRRMKDMQKTGGGGMFGMGGFPEMYNLIVNTNHELVSEILNTKTEKKKERLVNQALDLARLSKNLLKGEELTAFIKRSYEMIK, from the coding sequence ATGAGCAAAGGAACTATTAATGTATCGGTGGACAATATCTTCCCGCTGATCAAAAAGTTTTTATACAGTGATCACGAAATTTTTCTTCGTGAATTGATTTCGAACGCGACGGATGCTACCTTAAAAATGAAACATTTGGCTAACATCGGCGAAGCTGAAGGCGTGGAATACGGCAACCCAATGATTGAAGTGAAGCTCGATAAAAAGAAAAAGGAACTTCGCATTATTGACCAAGGAATTGGGATGACCAAAGATGAAGTTGAAAAATACATCAACGAAATCGCCTTTTCCGGCGCAGAGGAATTCATCGAAAAATACAAAGATAAAAACGGAAAGGATGCCGGGATTATTGGGCATTTTGGACTTGGGTTTTATTCCGCTTTTATGGTTGCCAAAAAGGTGGAAATCATCACCAAAAGCTACAAAGATGAGCCAGCGGTACACTGGAGCTGCGACGGTTCGCCAGAATTTACCATTGAAAAAGCCGATAAAAAGGAAAGAGGGACTGAGATTATCCTTCACATAGCCGACGATTCTACCGAATTTTTGGAAGAAAGCCGCATCCGTGAGTTACTGGTGAAATATAACAAGTTTATGCCAATTCCGATTAAATTCGGAACGCGCACCGAAACCCTTCCAAAACCTGAAGGCGCAAAAGAAGACGACAAAGCGCCAACGAAGGAAGTTGACAATATTATCAACAATCCAAACCCGGCGTGGACTAAGCAGCCCACTGAATTGGAAGATAAAGATTATAATTCATTTTATCGCGAATTGTACCCAATGCAGTTCGAGGAGCCGCTTTTCCACATTCACCTGAACGTTGACTATCCGTTCAATCTTACCGGAATTCTTTATTTTCCGAAGATGACGAACGATATGAGCATTCAAAAGGATAAAATCCAGCTCTATCAAAACCAGGTTTTCGTAACCGATAACGTGGAAGGAATCGTGCCCGAATTCTTGACGATGCTCCGTGGGGTTATTGACAGTCCGGACATTCCGCTGAACGTATCGCGTAGCTATTTGCAGGCCGATGGCGCTGTGAAAAAGATTTCGAGCTACATAACCCGAAAAGTCGCAGATAAGTTGAAAAGTCTTTTCAACAATGACCGCGATGGCTTTGAAAAGAAATGGAACGACATTAAAATCGTTATTGAATACGGAATGTTGACTGAAGATAAATTCTTTGAAAAAGCACAGGATTTTGCCCTGTATCCAACGGTTGACGACAAATATTTCACCTTTTCAGAATTCAAGGAAAAAATAAAAGACGTGCAGACCGATAAGGACGACAATCTAGTACTTCTTTATGCTTCCAACAAAGAAGAACAGCACAGCTACATAGAAGCCGCCAAAGAGAAAGGATATGAAGTATTGCTTTTGGATTCGCCAATAGTTGCACATTTGCTTCAAAAAGTGGAAAGCAAGGAAGAGAAAATTTCCTTTGTACGCGTGGATAGCGATCACGTGGAAAACCTCATCAAAAAGGACGATGCACAGATTTCAAAACTTTCCGACGAAGAAAAGGAAACGCTGAAAACCTTTTTGGAAGGCGTTATACCGAAAGAAAAATTCAGCGTACAACTTGAAGCATTGGACAGCAATGCAAACCCGTTCATAATTACCGAGCCCGAATTTATGCGTAGAATGAAAGATATGCAGAAAACCGGTGGTGGCGGTATGTTTGGGATGGGAGGCTTCCCGGAAATGTACAATTTGATAGTAAATACCAACCATGAATTGGTTAGTGAAATCCTGAATACAAAAACCGAAAAGAAGAAAGAAAGATTGGTAAACCAAGCTCTCGATTTGGCAAGGTTGAGCAAAAATTTACTCAAAGGAGAAGAACTTACGGCGTTCATAAAGCGCAGTTATGAGATGATTAAATAA